TCTGTGGAAATCGGATCCCATCAAATATTTGATGTTGTAAAACTATGGTTGGATGTTGCATATTGTGTTTTTGCTTGTTCTAACGGACCGTTCCGGCGCTAGCAACCCCGCTCCAAGAACTATGTTTCTCACTTGCCCTCTGAGCAGGTACACTAATGCACTAGGTTGAATTTTACAGTTCAGAGCGTGCGGCTTTTGCGTGGGAATTATACACGATCTTTTTTTATAATATAAaggaattattattattattattattattattattcacGATTTGTATAGAACAGCAGTGCAGTTTTACGCTTTACGACACCGAATACGTATTCACGTGCCCTTCTGCCTGCCGAAGTAATCTCCCCAACTGCCGGGCCCACCCGATAGTGAGAGGGCGCACGCGACAAGGTGCCCACCCACCTTCCCCACGGCCCCAAGCCTCCCgctcccctgccgccgccggcaatgGCGTGGCTCGCGCGCTCCATCGCCAACTCCCTCCTCTCCCCCGAGGAGGACGAACCCAGCGGCACCGCCCCgggcccctccgccgcctcctccccgccgcgcggCGTCCGCGAGGACCTCTCCGAGCTCACCGGCGCGCTCGCGACCCGCTTCCAGGGCCTCGCGTCCTTCCTCGCGGCCCCGGGCGAGGGCGCGCCGCGGGGGCCGGACCCGGCCGAGATCGCGGGCCGCTTCCGCGCCGGCCTCGCGCGGCTCCCGGGCCGCCAGGCCGTCGCGGATCTCGCCAAGATCGCCTCCTCGCTGCTGCCCCCGGAGGGCGACGCGGGCTGGGCGGAGGACGCCGTGGGGGTCACCGAGGAGGTGGTCGCCTTCGCGCGGGACGCCGCCATGCGGCACGAGCTCTGGCTCAActtccccctcctccccgaCGACGCCGACTCCGACGGTGGGTGTGTATCTTCATTGGCTCCCCATAAGGCAATGAAGAGCGGATTCGGTACTAATTTTATCCTTCAAAATCTCACTTATGATTTAGTGCTAATTTTGTGCTGCTCCGTTGATGCGAAGTGCAGATTTCGACATGACTGATGCGCAGCAGGACCACGCGCTGGCCGTCGAGAGCGTGGCGCCGGAGCTTGCTGATCTGCGGATCGAGCTCTGCCCCAGCCACATGAGCGAGGGCTGCTTCTGGAAGATATACTTCGTGCTGCTGCATCCTAAGCTCAGGAAGGAGGATGCCGAAATTCTGTCGACTCCACAGGTGATTTTCTTGGCATATGTTCTTTGAGTTAGCCATATGACCTCACTAAGTTAGCATCCTTCCATGATTTATTAATAAGTTCACTTGGACGAATGACAGCATAAACTTTGTTAGCCGAGGTGAGTAAAACAATGTGAATCAGATGTAGGATCAGATTAGTCATTAAATAGACACTGCATTGTGCAGCACATTGTTGATGTTTGCTATGTTGTATTTGGAATCATGGAAGATTGGGGTGGCAAGAAACTTAGCGCATGTGACTGTTAATTGCATTTTTTGTTTGATATATCTTTCACCTTAGGATTTGTGTCCTGGGAAGGCAGTCATGCTCATATGGCAGTACTAGGGATGGAAATATGACCAAAATGTACATAATAAATTTGTGTTTTTGTATAAAAAAAGAACTTTTTGTCATAGTTATGATTTCGGAAATAGTGAGAGATCAGCTCTAGGCATGTGTCTTCTTCAAATAAAATGAGAATTGTTTTGTTAACATGGTCAATAAATCATTGCCATATCTCTGTTGTTCAGTCTTTACATCAGCCAATGCTCCATCTGTAACATGGTCATCAGTACGACCTCACTTTGGGATTTGATTTCAAAATGTTCAGTTTCGGCTTTTGGCAATCATAAACATATGGTTGGCTAATTGGTCTCAAGCAGCAGATATATGTACATTCTCAAGCTTTGTGCTTCTGCCTTTCTGTTGGATAAGCTAATGAAGCCTGTACATACCAAGTGTATGTGTCAACAAGTGTGACAAATTTGTTATAGTCTGGATCCTCCTTTTTTGTGTCGGCTAACCTAGTGTAACCTTCCCATATTCCCTTCCTCCTGCCTAAAAGTGAATCTGATAATCATTTTTCTATCGCTACATTTACCTTCTTTTTCATTGCTGCGTTTGCTCTGCttgaaattatgaattaatgGCAATTTTTCATTCTAATTGATAGACATCTATTTTGAATGGAGTTGAATTAAATAAATCACATGAAGTAGGCCCATAGTTTGCACTTGGCCCAGCAAAGGTACTATAGCTGAATTGATTCATTGTGATTGTTTGCCAGGCGTGCATGATTTAGAGATGGATATATGACAAAAAGTCTAATGGGTCATCAATGCATTAGTAATTTATGTTTCTGTTTTTACTTTCTTGCAAGTCATGATGGGGTTACCCATCCAAATGTGCCTTCTAGTTAGAAATTGCCCTAGCTTAGGCTGCACGCTGAAGCGATTTATTATATTCAACTAATTTTCTATAATAACttattgattcgttcagttttaGCTGTTACTGTATTTCTATCAACTCAATCCCTTAGTACAGTTTTATTCGTATAGTGATGCTTTGCAtgagtctgaactctgaagtctCTTATTAGTGGAATATAAAGTGAATAGAGGAAACATGTCAAACAGCAAAAAGTCAGAATTAGCCATCAAATGAATATTGACTCACTAAAAATCTTGAAACAGAAAGTGCAGTATGATGAGACTGATTTTCCTATATCCAAATAATTCGTGACACTTATTAGccctcacatgcatgcatgagcctTAAGAGGTGGATATTATATCAACAGAGAAAGTCATCTTCAATGGGCCCTCAATGCTTTAGTAGTTTCTGCTGATGATTTTGCTTTCCTGCTAGTCATGATGCTTAACCTTTTATTTGTTCTGACTGCACAAAAGATAAGCTGGTATCTGCCAGCTCATTACATTGTTTGCTAGCAAACTTCTTATCAGCTCCTGATTTCCTTGGCACAGATTTTGGAAGCTAGAGACAAGTTGTCACATGATTTGCAATATCAGACGAAGTTACAGAGCAGCAGTGAGGACACCGTACCTGTGCCTTTCAGCACTGTAGATGGCGCTTTAGCTTCTCCTGTAGAGGTTTTGGATGCCTTAAAGGGTCAAGCTGGCTCCGTGATGGCCACATCTTTTAGCAACATAGATCATGACATCCCTCAATCAACCAATCAGGAATTTCAATCAACTAATGCAACCAGTAATGCTGGATCTGTTTCTTCAGATAACATCAGCGGCAGTGTACCTGTACAGCTAGTCTCCATAGTGAAAGACGCTACTGTGGTGTCAGAGTCTACGATGGAAGAAAGCACACGTGATCTCTCAACAGAAGTTGCAGCAGAAGAAGAACAGAGCATGCAAATGTCTGAGATAGCATTGGTGGACAATTCTCCTCCTAAAGATGATCAACAGAAACAACCATTGGCTGACATCAATGAACAATCAGGAGTTGACATCCAGAAAGCTTATCAtgacgaggatgaggatgatggCGATGAATGGTTGGAGGAGACAGGTGGCCCAGGAAACACGATGATTCCAATTGCGGATGATGAAGATGTATCCTTCAGTGATCTAGAGGATGACGATGGTACAACATGACATCGCCAGGCGGGGCTTCATCATCCTCTTGAATTTGCGAAGCCGATCCCACTATACGGTCAAATGCAATGAGCTTGGAAGATGCCCACTGTACAGCCTCATACTCTCATGGGGCTGTTGTGACCAGCTGCTACTGTTGCATAATTTGCTGTGACCCTGGGATTTTACGGTGCATCATGGTTTTCACGGTACAaatatgccccccccccccatcttCATACTCGTGGTCGTGGATTTAAGCTTGTGGTGTTAGTGACTGCTGTACAGTGTACATTCGATGTATTGGAATTTCGGATCAATACTCTGATTCCTCCAACCTCCCACCCTTAATTTACAATCTGGAATGACGAAATCAAACTCGCCTTACCTTTATCTTCACTAGAAAATGCCCTATCTTCCAGAGGGGGAAAAATGCAGTTCTTGTTACATGTATATGTCAGCAAATTCCCAACACTATGAG
This genomic interval from Panicum virgatum strain AP13 chromosome 8K, P.virgatum_v5, whole genome shotgun sequence contains the following:
- the LOC120644702 gene encoding uncharacterized protein LOC120644702 codes for the protein MAWLARSIANSLLSPEEDEPSGTAPGPSAASSPPRGVREDLSELTGALATRFQGLASFLAAPGEGAPRGPDPAEIAGRFRAGLARLPGRQAVADLAKIASSLLPPEGDAGWAEDAVGVTEEVVAFARDAAMRHELWLNFPLLPDDADSDDFDMTDAQQDHALAVESVAPELADLRIELCPSHMSEGCFWKIYFVLLHPKLRKEDAEILSTPQILEARDKLSHDLQYQTKLQSSSEDTVPVPFSTVDGALASPVEVLDALKGQAGSVMATSFSNIDHDIPQSTNQEFQSTNATSNAGSVSSDNISGSVPVQLVSIVKDATVVSESTMEESTRDLSTEVAAEEEQSMQMSEIALVDNSPPKDDQQKQPLADINEQSGVDIQKAYHDEDEDDGDEWLEETGGPGNTMIPIADDEDVSFSDLEDDDGTT